In Chelmon rostratus isolate fCheRos1 chromosome 20, fCheRos1.pri, whole genome shotgun sequence, a single window of DNA contains:
- the eef1e1 gene encoding eukaryotic translation elongation factor 1 epsilon-1, with amino-acid sequence MALRELSSLEKFLGLKKANKYSTQGDKKVPVLQNNNGPPLVGLVTIACHLVQEAKRPELLGDSAESRAVVQQWLEHRVTKLDGCTKEDIKTILKDLNLYLQDKVYLAGNQFTIADAFTYFGVHPLIVDLAIQEKEQYVNVTRWFDHIQHYPGIRHHLPPVAVLRNRIYTGRHH; translated from the exons ATGGCGTTACGGGAGCTATCATCGCTGGAGAAATTTTTAGGATTGAAAAAGGCGAACAAGTACAGCACACAGGGGGACAAAAAG GTACCTGTGCTACAGAATAATAATGGTCCTCCACTGGTGGGGCTGGTGACCATTGCCTGTCACCTGGTACAAGAGGCCAAGCGCCCAGAGCTGCTGGGTGACTCTGCAGAGAGCAGGGCTGTGGTGCAGCAGTGGCTGGAGCACAGAGTCACCAAGCTGGACGGCTGCACAAAGGAAGACATCAAGACCATCCTGAAG GACCTCAACCTCTACCTACAAGACAAGGTCTACTTGGCCGGTAACCAGTTCACCATAGCTGATGCTTTCACATACTTTGGAGTCCATCCACTTATA GTGGACTTGGCCATCCAGGAGAAGGAGCAGTATGTGAATGTGACGCGATGGTTCGACCACATTCAGCACTACCCCGGCATCCGACACCACCTCCCTCCTGTAGCTGTGCTCAGGAACAGAATTTACACCGGCAGACACCACTGA